The window TGGGATTTAGCTTTTCATGTGATACCTTTGGCGGCGATCGATCCTGACTTTGCCAAAAAACAGCTAGAGCGCCTTACTCGTGAATGGTATATGCATCCTAATGGACAAATGCCAGCCTATGAATGGAATTTTGATGGGGTTAATCCTCCTGTTCATGCTTGGGCTGCCTGGCGCGTATACAGCATCGAACAAGAGATGTATGGACGTTCAGATAAAAAGTTTCTCGAACGAGTCTTTCAAAAACTACTGCTTAACTTTACTTGGTGGGTAAACCAACACGATGAGCAAAATAATAATATCTTTCAAGGCGGTTTTCTTGGATTAGACAATATCGGTGTCTTCAATCGTGATGGCGACTTACCAACAGGGGGAAAACTATCTCAGTCTGATGGTACTAGCTGGATGGCAATGTATTGTTTAGATTTACTAACTATTGCTTTGGAGTTAGCCCAAGATAATGATATCTACGAAGATATCGCCAGTAAATTCTTTGAACACTTTCTCTATATCGTTGATGCGATGAACCACATGGGTTCAGAAGGTTCAGCTCTTTGGAATGAAGAAGATGGTTTCTATTATGACGTGCTGCATCTACCCAATGGTGAAAATCTCGATCTAAAAGTGCGATCGCTTGTAGGTTTAATCCCTCTGTTTGCGGTAACTACCATCGAGCAAAAAACTCTGGATAAACTACCAGGATTGAATGGCAGAATAAAATGGTTTGTTAACAAACGCCCTCAACTTAGCCGTAATCTTGCCTGTATGGAAGGATGCGAACATAATTCTCGCCGTTTACTCGCCGTGGTGAATGAAGATCGCCTGCGTCAATTATTAAACAAGATGCTGGATGAAACAGAATTTCTCAGTGACTATGGTATTCGTTCTGTTTCTAAATATCATCAAGAACATCCCTACACTTTTAAAACTGAGGACCAAACCTATGATATCAGCTACGAATCTGCTGAATCTCAGAGTAAAATGTTTGGTGGTAATTCTAACTGGCGTGGGCCAATTTGGTTTCCGCTCAATTATTTATTAATCGAATCTTTGCAAAAATTTGATTATTATTACGACGGTAATTTCCAAGTCGAATGTCCCACTGGTTCAGGTAAAATGATGACTCTATGGGAAGTATCTTTAGAATTAGAAAGGCGTTTAATCAATATTTTTCTGCCTAAAGATGATGGAGCTAGACCAGTTTTTGGCGATCTAAATAAATTTCATCATGATGAGCATTGGCAAGATTTATTGCTATTTAATGAATATTTTAATGGCGATAATGGTGCCGGTTTAGGGGCATCACACCAGACGGGATGGACGGGTTTGGTGGCAAAGTTAATTATGCAACGAAGTAAATATAATGAAGAACGCTAAAACTGAACCCAGACTGTGCCAAAAAGCGATCGCTCTGTAGCTTCCTCGTCATCATCAACCCCCGCATTAAATAAATTTTGGATACTAATTGCAGCTTTAAAATTAGCTTAAGAGTAAAGAATGGCTGCATCAATTTGCAGGTAATATGAAATACTTAAATATTTGCTACAAACAAAGCATCTTAAAATTGTGGAATAAATAGTTAATAAGAAGATGAATGTAGAAAACAATCAACAATTACTCAAGCGAGATGATGTATTAGCATTGTTAAATGCCTATCGACCTGCACTTTTACAGTTCAAAGTAAAGTCATTACTGTTATTTGGCTCAGTTGCACGGGATGAAACCAATCTTCAAAGTGATGTGGATTTGTTGGTTGAGTTTGAGCAACCTGTAGGATTACTGACTTTTGTTCGATTACAGCGATATTTAGAGACGATTTTAGGGCGTAAAGTAGATTTAGGAACGCCTGATTCTTTAAAAGAACATTTACGAGAGGCAGTTTTACGGGAGGCAGTACGTGCCTTCTAGAAATTTGCAGCAGCGACTCCAAGATATTGTGGAGACGAGTGCAGAAATTAAAATTTTTACCGCCGGAATGAATTTTGCTGATTTTGAACGAGATCCTAAAACAGTCAAGGCGGTTTTGTACAATTTGGCAATTATTGGCGAGGCAGTTAGTCAGCTTTTGCCAGAGGTAGAATTCTTGTATCCAGAAATTCCCTGGATAGATATTCGCGCAATTCGGAATATTATAATTCATGAGTATTTTAGAGTGGATTTAGGCATTATTTGGGAAACAATTCAGACAGATTTACCACCCTTAGTAAGACAGTTACAGGAATTGATAGAACGTTTGAAGAGAAAAGGCTAGAAAATCTCATTCAAGTCGAATTTACTTAAATAATAAGTTTAAATAGTTTCAATAATCTTGCGCTTAAATCTTTGAGGCTTTACTTGTTTGCAAAGATGATTTTATAGTCATTTCAAAGAGAAAACACATTCATTTCTCATCCTAACTATCTATTTCTTGTGTTTAGTGATTACTGTCATTCATTTGCGGATATTACTACATTCGATAGAGTCAAGACATCTTAAGGTTTGTTTACAATAGAAAAAACAAACAAAAGAAGAAAAAGGAAGAAAACAATGGATAGATTAGAGAATACCCTTTCGATGGAGCAAGAATTGAGTCATAGAATATTTAGCGATACCGTACAGCAATTGTCTCAATCTGAAGCTCAAGAACTATTGATCCAGATGCATAAACAAATGATGTATAAAGAAAACATCTACAAAGAAATGTTTCTGAATCAGGAAAAAGATATTGTCGATGCTTTATTTGGCGCAGGTAGATAGATACAAGCAGTAAATCCTGGGTTCTATTGCTAAAGGAGGATGTAGACTAGCCTGAAAAACTGATAAACCTGTAGATAACGAGAAATTCGGTGCAGAAATTGAGCATGAAGGGTTTAAAAGGGAAAAATGTTTTGGTTACGGGGGCGACTTCGGGGATCGGACAGGCGATCGCAGCTGGCTTTGCATCTGAAGGTGCTAATGTGGCTTTAAACTACCGTGGCGATATCAGCAAGCTTGACGATACCAAAGAGTTGATTATTAGAGCTAGTGAGCAAGAAAATAGTCATACTAGCAAGGTGTTGCCAGTGGCAGGCGATATGTCTGAAGAAGCAGATATTGTGCGGATGTGCAGTGAAGTTGTTGAACAGTTAGGTAGTCTAGACATTTTAATCAATAATGCAGGTATTCAAACTACTTCCCCTTCCCATGAATTATCAACTGCTGATTTCGATCGGGTAATGCAGGTTAACCTGCGGGGTGCTTATCTTTGTGCCAGAGAAGCTTTAAAACATTTTATGCAGCGGGGTAATGGTGGCATCATCATCAACGTTTCCAGCGTCCATGAAATTATCCCTAGACCGACCTACATTAGTTATTCAATGAGCAAGGGAGCTATGGAAAACATGACTAAAACATTGGCTTTAGAATATGCACCTCAAGGTATTCGAGTAAATGCGATCGCTCCTGGGGCAACAGCAACACCAATTAATAGCTGGACGGATGACACTCAAAAACTCAAAGAAGTCGAAAGTCATATTCCAATGGGACGAGTGGGAACTTCAGCAGAAATGGCAGCAATTACGGCTTTTTTGGCTTCTGACGATGCCTCATATATAACTGGTCAAACCTTGTTTGTAGACGGGGGACTAACCCTGTATGCAGATTTTCTTAAACCTTGGTCGGCAGGAGAAGAATAAACCTTTAAAAGAGTTTTTTTCCTGAGAAAAGATTTACCTGTTGATGTTTGATGATCATTGTAAATTGAGAAATTTAGTTTAGTGGCTGTAAACAACTAAATGAATATATGCATTATTACTCTCAGTTTTAAATGTTTAATCATCAACGTTCAACTTTCTAGTAAGCAAATAAAACATTAACCCAAAATCATAAATTAAAACGTAATCATGGCTAATAATTCAAACAACACAGTTCGAGACTATCTCAAAGAAATTGGTCGCACTCCCCTACTAAAAGCCGAAGAGGAAGTTGAATACGCTAATCAAATTCAGGCTATGTTGCCTTTATTAGATAAAGCCAATCCGACTCCAGAAGAGCAGCGCATCATCCATCAAGGACAAATTGCTAAACAAAAAATGGTTGAGGCAAACCTGCGCTTAGTAGTGTCTGTTGCCAAGAAATATCAAAACCGTGGTCTATCAATGCTGGATCTAATTCAAGAAGGTAGTATTGGTTTGATGAGAGCGACTGAAAAATTTGATGCTGGCAAAGGTTACAAGTTCTCAACCTATAGCTACTGGTGGATTAGACAAGCAATGACTAGAGCGATCGCCAATTATGCTAGAACAATTCGCTTACCAATTCATATTACTCAAGACCTAAATAAAATTAAAAAAGTCACTCGTCAGCTATCTCAACAGTTGGGTAGAAAACCGAGCGATCGTGAAGTTGCGACAGAGTTAGATATGGATTTAGATAAGTTAAGATCTTTGGCACAGTCTGCCAGAATTACTAAACCCAAAAGTCTGAACGTTACGATTGATGAAAATCAAACTGAGTTAGGGCAAATTTTAGCTGATGATTCCGCTTCTCCAGCAGATTTTGTCTCCAGTCAAGAAACTCGCGCTCATATTCAAAGTCTATTACATACCCTCTCTCCTAAACAGCGAGATGTAATTACACTGCGCTATGGCTTAAATGACGGCAAAACAATGACCTACGAGCAAATTGGTGATGTTTGTGGTGTCAGCAGAGAAAGAGTCAGACAAATCAAAAATAAAGCAATGAAGCTGCTTAAGCAACGAGCAATCGAGTATTCCAGTTTAGCAGGTTAATATTTCTCCCGTTAGAAACCAAAGATTTTTAGCGGGGGGTTTTATAGAAGTAGGAAATAGGAAGTAGGAAATGTCATAACGTTATTACGTATGGCTAGATATTTCTCGACTTACAGCGAATTTCAGTTGGATAGAACCCATTACCCATTACCTATTACTTCGATAAATTAATGTGTCTACTCAGGCGATCGCTCTAGGTTTATTTAAGCAGTCTGCCAATTTACATAAGGCAATTTAGTCGCTGTTATTTGAATCTTCTCGGCATTACTAACTAACTGTCCGCAGTTATCCCAAGTACCTGACAAAAACATTTGTCTTGAACCTTCGTTCATTTTCACGGGAACAGATAAACGATCGCTTTTGAGGGACATTGTGGCTAAATCAACGATAAAATTAGCTTTAGGGTTTTCTTTAACTATTGTCTGTAGCTGCTGGATCTCCTCTGGATTAGCTATTAGACAGGGAACACCAATCGCCACACAATTACCAAAAAAAATCTCGGCAAAGCTTTGTCCGACAATCGCCTTAATACCCCATTTAGATAGAGCTTGAGGTGCATGTTCCCGTGAAGAGCCACAGCCAAAGTTATTATTGACTACGAGAATACTCGCTCCTTGGTGTTGAGGCCGATCGAAAGGATGATTACCATTTGTTTGCAGGCGATCGTCTTCAAAAGCATGTTCTCCTAAACCATCAAACGTAACGCAGCGGAGGAAACGAGCAGGAATAATCCGATCTGTATCAATATCATTTCCCTCAACGGCGATCGCTCTTCCTGATATTTCGTTAATTTTACTCATATTTTTGATTACTAATTACTGATTACTGATTACTGAGCTACGCTCAACCGCCTACTACCTAATACCTACTACCTAATACCTACTACCCACTACCTACTGCTCACTGATTCTCCGTTGCCAATCTTGATCGATTTTATCGGCATTTTTAATGTTTTGATCTAAAAGATCGTCTTGGGTGGTGTAGGTGATGTCGCGATCGCCAATTACTTTTTGTTGAGCAAACTGACTGGCGTAGGCTAATTTCTGACGTAGAGACTGATCGGCTTGATTGAGGGCGATCGCTCTTTGTTCACGAGCTTGGTTACGCTTCACAATCTTGGGATTGCGTCCTTGAATCCAAAAATAGCGCACCAAAGGAATTAAAAGATATAAAACACCATAGCCTAATAAAAACCATTGAATCGAAGCAGCAAATAACACGATACTCTTTCCGTAGGTAACCGCAGAAACTGCACCTCCTCTCAACAGAGAATTTAAGACAAATGCCGCAATAATATTTAAAGCACCTAAACTAGCCGCTAGAGTAATTTGGCTACCATTGGCTTGACTAAAACGCCACAGTTTTTCTTGTAAATAGCCTGCTGTAGAAATAGATTCTTGTCGGTGGTTAGCCATTACCTGAAGTTCAGGAAAGTAGTAAATAATCTCTCCTTGGGGTGAAACTTGAGGATAACCGTTAAAGCGACTAAGTACAGGAATCATATAGTCTTCATCTCGATCCATTTCATCGATATAAGGGGCAATTTGTTCGCCAATTACCGCACCCTTACTGTTACGAATTACTGAACCGATCTGCTGCCAACGATATTCTTCTAAATCGGCATTAGGATTACCATCACCAAATAAGAAGGAAAAGACGGACTCTAAGAAGTTCATCTGATAATTACTGGTTTGTTTACGACGCTGAAGACGACGACGGTTGTAGCCAGGATCGAACCACCAAAAGATATCGCCCAGCCAAAAGTGAGGTACAAAAAATCCGCCTCCGTAACCTCCACCAAAGCCTCGATCGCTTCCCTCTCTCTCCTCGTTAGTCGAATTCATGGCGATTACCAGGAGCAGAATTGCTACTAGCATTAGCAAGATTGAGGCGATTAAAATAATCCCGAAGGAAATGCGAATGATATAAAACAAGACTCGCCAAATCTTCTGCCAGGTTTGTTGCCAGCGTAACTGCCAGTATTTATTACGTAAAATAGAGCGAAAGTTTGGAGGAAATAGATAAACTACGTCTCCTGACTCTGCTACCTGTAAATGCCCTCCAGCCTCGCTAGCTAGGGCTAATAACCCTTGTTGGGCAAAATTTAATTCTAACCCTGCTTGTGCAGCCACGTCGCCTACAGTGACGCGGTAATTGAGCTTTTCAATCGAGTTAACAATCTTAGGATCGGGAGTCATTGTTTACCACAAAAATAGTAATACTTGCCTATATACATTTTATCGTTTTAACCTCTTAGGCTGAGAATTCCTGCTCTCTAACCGTTAGGGTGAGAGTCAGGATGAAAAGCCTTAACGTCGGAACGCAGTGGAGACGAGCAATCTTCACCCTGATTCTGTACATATTTCTTAAGAATTTCTAGGGGAGCGTCCGTCATAAATGCCTGGGAGACCCCAGGCAACGCGGACTTGCAAAGCTTACAGAATCAACTGAGTAGCCATCGCTCCAAAATCCTTTACTCCAATCCCAATAAAATTGTCTCAATTCTACTTCAAATTCTTTTCTGACTTTGCGACTGGATACGCTAGTGTGTTTTTAGATAATCTTATATTATGAAGCTGACCTATCAATATAAATTACGACCAACCAAAGAGCAAAATGCCACCATGATTGAGTGGTTGAATCTTCTTCGTCGTCAATATAACTATCGATTAGGTCAGCGTTTTAGTTGGTGGCAAGAAACCAGAACTCCTGTTAATTCATGTCCTCTAAATGTTTCTCTAGTTTCCGTAAATAGGATTTACCAAGACATACCTGAGTTTCGAGTTCAGGTTAGGGATGGCAGAAAATTGGGTGATGATGGACTTCCAATTACTCAAAAAGGAGATAAACACCCCAATATTGTTGGTGGTTATGTCCAATGGCAAACGGTTCAACTAGGAGACTTAAAAAACACCAAAAAATTATTTCCTGAGTACAAAAAGATTCACTCACAAGTCTTACAGGATGTAATTAATAGGGTTGAGACTGCATTCTCAAACTTTATTACTCCAGACAAGAATGGCAATCGTGCAGGTAAACCAAAATTCAAAGGATTACATTATTACAAGTCATTCACCTATTCTCAGTTGAGAAATAAACACATATTAAATAATTACGTAGATTTATCTGGTATTGGTCAGGTTGAGTTGTTTCAACATCGTCCAATTCCTACTGGATTCGTAGTTAAGTTGGGAACAGTTAAATTAGAAGCCGATGGCTGGTATTTATCATTAGCTCTCGAAGATCAAACTGTTCCGATTAAAGAGGATGAAGCAATTTGTCCCACTAAAGAAAACAGTTGTGCAATTGATATTGGACTAGAGCGATTCTTAACTTGTGATGATGGGACTTATATTGAAATTCCCAAATTTTTGAGAAAGGCAGCCGATAGATTAGCTCGATTACAAAGAGCCAAATCCAAGCACCAGTTGGCAAGTAAAGACAAAAAAAGGTTGTATTCGGCTATAGCCAAATTACATCAAAAAATAGCAAGACAAAGGCAAAATTTTCACTTGAAGATTGCTTATTGGTTGTTCTCAAAGGCTGATGTTGTTTTTATTGAAGACTTGAAGCTAAAAAATTTAATTAGAAGAAACAAGTCTAAGCCTGATGGCAAAGGTGGTTTTCTGCCAAACAATCAATCTCAAAGCTCTGGAATGAACAAATCCTGGCTCGATGCTGGGCATTCGAGCTTTTTTCAGATACTAGAATGGGTAGCTTGGAAACTTGGCAAACGAGTCCTCAAAGTCAATCCTTGGGGAACATCGCAGCATTGTTACGCCTGTCTAAACAAAGTGCCAAAATCCTTATCTGACCGATGGCATTCTTGCTCGTGCGGTGCGGAGCTAAATCGCGATGAAAATTCAGCCAAACTGCAAAAATTATTGGGGCTGGAACTTGCCTCAATCAAAACTGCCCCACCGAGGGAAAGAGGCTCGCTCTGTACCCGATAGGGTCAGAGTCGAGTAGTTCACATCTTTTGTCTTTGGTAAAGATGTTTAAAATAAACAAAAAGCGATCGCCTGAGCCAAAATAATTTAGCAATCTCAGCTCGGTATTTTTACTCTTGTTTTTGATCTAAGATAATTTTGATGGGATTTTACAAGGATTGTTCTAATGGTAAAAACTGCTTCAACTATGCTGGCGTTAGGCACTACTGCCCCTGAGTTTCACTTACCTGATGTAGTATCGGGAGAAACTATTTCTTTAGCTACGTTTTCTGGTAGTAAAGCATTATTAGTGATGTTTATTTGCCAGCACTGTCCTTTTGTTAAGCATATTCAGTCAGAGTTAGCTAAAATCGGTCATGATTATCGCGATCGCTTAGGTATAGTAGCAATCAGCGCCAATGATGTAGCCAATTACCCAGACGATTCTCCCCAGAAGCTCAAGGAAATGGCACAGGAGCTTAACTTTAATTTCCCTGTTTGCTACGACGAAAGCCAATCAGTAAGTAAATCCTATACTGCTGCTTGTACGCCAGATTTCTTTTTGTTTGATAGTTCGAGCAAACTGGTTTATCGTGGTCAATTAGATGATAGTCGTCCGAGTAATGGTGTTCCTGTAACGGGCAAGGATTTACGTCAGGCGATCGACGCTGTGCTACAAGATCGAGAGATCAACTTTGAACAAAAGCCCAGTATTGGCTGCAATATTAAGTGGAAACCTGGTAATGAACCAGATTATTTTGGCTAAGTCAACAGTTATTACTGGTGTTATTTACTGCGAGTTTTTGAGCGCCACCTTTGTCTAAATTCAAAACAACAGACTAAAATTAGGGCGATCGCCAAAGGAATTAAAAAGCGGATTGAGCGATAAACTAAGAGAGAGCTTAAAATGTCTGGAGCAAAAATACTTTTAGGCAATAAAAAGATAATGATGGTTTCAAATACGCCAATTCCACCAGGAATATTGCTCATGATTGAGGCTGCCATCCCTAGCTGATAAATACTAAAAAAGTGCAGGTAAGACTGATGAGGATAGCTGGGAATTAGGCAATATAAAACTGCCGCTGCTAATGCCCAGTCAAGGGAAAAAACGGCAATTTGGGTTAGAGGAATAGTTGGTTGAGGAAAACGCAAAATGTTGCCTTTAACTTTTAGGCTTTTTTTGCGCCAACAAAAATAAAGATACGCGCCGACTATAGACAGAGCAGCAATTCCCAGATACTGCATTACCATTGTCGGAATCGGCAGAAATTGCGGTAATTGCAGGGGATGAACCAAAAAAGTAATTCCGTTGAGAGTCAGTAACCCTAACCAAAAAGTAAGATTGCCTAAAGCAGTTATTTTGGCAACGATTCGGGGAGGCACACCCCAACAGGAATAGAAACGATAGCGAATTCCCCCGCCGATTAGCAGCGTAAATCCCGTAGTGTTGCTGACGGCATAAGTAATAAAAGTGGTAAATAAAATCCGCTTACGACTTAAATAATGATTGAGTTGACGAAAAGCAACTAGGTCATAGGTACTGATCGCAAAATAACCTGTAAAAGCAAAGCATAAAGCATAAGCTAACTGGCGATCGCTAATTAGAGCAAAACCGCCTAAAATATCGTCAAGGCTATAGCGATTTAACTCTTTTTGGCAAGTATAGAGCGCAAAAGTTAACAGCAGCAAGCCTACTATCGGATAAATCCAGCGAGTCCAGCCAATCCAGCGATTCATTAATCAGTATTTAAAATGACTCTTTCAGGGTAATTGGTAAATATAGCATCCGCTCCTAATGCTCTCATCAGCTTAATATCATCAGGCTGGTTAACGGTATATACCCAAACCCCTAGACCTTGTTGATGTACAGACTCAATTAACTCAGAAGTGACATAATCTAAGTGAGGAATAACTAAATCTGCCTGTAGCTGTTGAGCGCTAGCTAGATATTGCCAGGGTAAACCGTAAATTAGCGTTCCCGTAATAATATTAGGGCAGATTACCTTAACCCGATGCAATTCATCATGATTAAAAGAGGAAACTACAAAATCTGAGTAAGACCATCCCAGCTCTAGATGTGTTTGAATCAAATCAACTACTAACTTAGCGGTATTACTGCCCTTTAATTCAATATTAATTATGACTTGACGAGCTACTATTTTAAATACTTCTTCTAGAGTAGGTACTTGCTCACCTTTACCAGCATCGAGCGATCGCACATAACTAAAACTGCTATTCTCTAGATAACCTGTACCATTAGTCGTCCGAGATAAATCGCGATCGTGAATTACGACTAAATTATCTTCGAGGTTGTAGACATCAATTTCTACTGCATCAACACCTAAAGCGATCGCCTTTTTGATAGACAATAAAGTATTTTCAGGCTCATGTCCCATTGCCCCTCGATGTCCAATAATAAGCATATAAATCGATCATTAATCATTGGTATCTACTCTGAACATTAGCTAAAAGCTAAAAGCTAAAAGCTAAAAGCAAGAAGCTAAAAAATCTAAACCCAGCTATTCCCTAAAAAGCATTATAAATGAGCATTTTAACTCTACAGAATATTAAAAAAGATTTTGGCATCAAAGAAATATTGCGGGATGCCAGCTTTAGCATCGAACCTAACGACAAAGTGGGGTTGATTGGCGTTAATGGCTCTGGTAAGTCTACTCTGTTAAAGATGATTGCTGGAATTGAGCCGACGGATGGTGGTCAGCGTTTGCTTAAGTCTGGAGCCAGAGTTATTTATCTACCCCAACAGCCTGAAATAGATGAAAATCTCACGGTAATCGACCAAGTGTTTGCTGATAGTGGAGAGCAGATGCAGCTAGTGCGGGAATATGAGGATTTATCCCACAAAATAGCTTTGGCAAAGGGTGGTGATTTGGAGACTTTAATGTCTCGTTTAGCCACGGTAACAGAAAAAATGGCGACTCTCGGCGCTTGGGATTTGGAAACAAAAGCCAAGATTGTTTTGAGTAAATTAGGGATTGAGGATTTTGATGCCAAAGTAAAAGATCTTTCTGGAGGATATCGTAAACGTATTGCTCTAGCTGCTGCTTTGCTTAACGAACCAGATCTTTTAATGATGGATGAGCCGACTAACCACCTCGATGCTGAGTCGGTGGAGTGGTTACAGGAATATTTAGCTCGTTTTCAGGGAGCAATTTTATTAATTACTCACGATCGCTATTTTTTAGATAATGTTACCACTCGCATCTTAGAAATCGATCGCGCCGATCTTTATGCCTACTCTGGTAATTATTCTTACTATCTAGAGAAAAAAGCGCTCCAAGAAGAGTCTGTTGCCAGTAGCCAACGTAAATTTCAGGGTGTTTTAAGGCGGGAGCTAGAATGGCTCAAGAAAGGGCCAAAAGCCCGTAGTACGAAGCAAAAAGCTCGGATCGATCGCATTGGCGACATGCAGGATCGGGAGTTCAAGCAAACACAGGAAAAGGTTGATATTGATACTCCAGGTAGACGCATCGGCAAAAAAGTAATTGAACTGGAGAATATTGCTAAATCCTACGACGGACATATCCTGTTTAAAGATTTTAGCTATGAATTTACCCCAAGCGATCGCATTGGCATCATTGGTGCTAATGGTGCAGGGAAGTCTACTCTGATGAACATTATTACTGGACGGATCGAACCAGACCAAGGCAAGGTAGATATTGGCAAGACAATTCATATCGGTTACTTCGATCAACATTCCGATAATATTTTGGCTGCTCTAGATGAAAATCAACGAGTAATTGAATATATTAAGGAAGTGGCAGAAGTTGTGACTACGGCTGATGGTACTAAAATCACCGCTTCTCAAATGTTAGAGAAGTTTCTTTTTCCTCCCGATCAACAATATGCGCCGATACATAAACTCTCAGGTGGGGAAAAGCGGAGGCTGTTTTTGCTCCAGGTATTGATGGATGCTCCTAATGTGCTGATCTTAGATGAACCTACTAACGATTTAGACGTACAGACTTTAGCGATTCTCGAAGACTATCTAGAGAACTTTAACGGCTGTGTGATTGTCGTTTCTCACGATCGCTATTTTCTAGATCGGACTGTAGAATTTATTTTAGCGATCGAGCCAGAAGGAGAAGTGAGACTCTATCCTGGTAATTATTCGGTCTATTTAGAACAGAAAAAAAAGGCAGACAAATTAGATAAATTAGCTAAACAAGAACAAATTGTTGCCAAACCACAAGAAACTCAACCAAAAAACCCCAGTAGCAGTAAATCTAGCCCTCAAGATAAGACCATCAAACCTTTATCTAACTTTGAAAGACGAGAATATCAAAAGTTAGAAGCCAAAATTGCGCAAAT is drawn from Pleurocapsa minor HA4230-MV1 and contains these coding sequences:
- a CDS encoding thioredoxin family protein; translated protein: MVKTASTMLALGTTAPEFHLPDVVSGETISLATFSGSKALLVMFICQHCPFVKHIQSELAKIGHDYRDRLGIVAISANDVANYPDDSPQKLKEMAQELNFNFPVCYDESQSVSKSYTAACTPDFFLFDSSSKLVYRGQLDDSRPSNGVPVTGKDLRQAIDAVLQDREINFEQKPSIGCNIKWKPGNEPDYFG
- a CDS encoding NblA/ycf18 family protein; amino-acid sequence: MDRLENTLSMEQELSHRIFSDTVQQLSQSEAQELLIQMHKQMMYKENIYKEMFLNQEKDIVDALFGAGR
- a CDS encoding sigma-70 family RNA polymerase sigma factor encodes the protein MANNSNNTVRDYLKEIGRTPLLKAEEEVEYANQIQAMLPLLDKANPTPEEQRIIHQGQIAKQKMVEANLRLVVSVAKKYQNRGLSMLDLIQEGSIGLMRATEKFDAGKGYKFSTYSYWWIRQAMTRAIANYARTIRLPIHITQDLNKIKKVTRQLSQQLGRKPSDREVATELDMDLDKLRSLAQSARITKPKSLNVTIDENQTELGQILADDSASPADFVSSQETRAHIQSLLHTLSPKQRDVITLRYGLNDGKTMTYEQIGDVCGVSRERVRQIKNKAMKLLKQRAIEYSSLAG
- a CDS encoding glucosidase; the encoded protein is MSKSPKLTQEEIRLQQDREKTAYWRRWGCYLSDRQWGTVREDYSADGSAWDDFTFEQSHYRAYRWGEDGIAGMSDNHQRLCFSLAIWNGNDPFLKERLYGLTNSQGNHGEDVKEYYFHLDNTPTHSYMKFLYKYPQKAFPYWQLEQENKKRGLKNREFELLETGIFDEDKYFDITVEYAKQSDEDILINIQVTNRAEENAAIHLLPTLWFRNIWSWGYEVDQPKLKIYEQSTEYSVIEAQHPDLGRRWLYCANVEANSCSPLLFTENDTNYQRLSSDTKNKSPYVKDAFHKYVVEGKQDAVNPNQIGTKFAAYYNLELKAGETRSIQLRLCDRPDLKTPFGQTFNDTFQVRQQEADEFYQRVSPDPKSPELQNIERQAFAGMLWNKQYYHYIVDTWLEGDPAQPKPPESRQKGTNSNWIHLHTDDVISMPDKWEYPYFAAWDLAFHVIPLAAIDPDFAKKQLERLTREWYMHPNGQMPAYEWNFDGVNPPVHAWAAWRVYSIEQEMYGRSDKKFLERVFQKLLLNFTWWVNQHDEQNNNIFQGGFLGLDNIGVFNRDGDLPTGGKLSQSDGTSWMAMYCLDLLTIALELAQDNDIYEDIASKFFEHFLYIVDAMNHMGSEGSALWNEEDGFYYDVLHLPNGENLDLKVRSLVGLIPLFAVTTIEQKTLDKLPGLNGRIKWFVNKRPQLSRNLACMEGCEHNSRRLLAVVNEDRLRQLLNKMLDETEFLSDYGIRSVSKYHQEHPYTFKTEDQTYDISYESAESQSKMFGGNSNWRGPIWFPLNYLLIESLQKFDYYYDGNFQVECPTGSGKMMTLWEVSLELERRLINIFLPKDDGARPVFGDLNKFHHDEHWQDLLLFNEYFNGDNGAGLGASHQTGWTGLVAKLIMQRSKYNEER
- a CDS encoding nucleotidyltransferase family protein — translated: MNVENNQQLLKRDDVLALLNAYRPALLQFKVKSLLLFGSVARDETNLQSDVDLLVEFEQPVGLLTFVRLQRYLETILGRKVDLGTPDSLKEHLREAVLREAVRAF
- a CDS encoding DUF86 domain-containing protein: MPSRNLQQRLQDIVETSAEIKIFTAGMNFADFERDPKTVKAVLYNLAIIGEAVSQLLPEVEFLYPEIPWIDIRAIRNIIIHEYFRVDLGIIWETIQTDLPPLVRQLQELIERLKRKG
- a CDS encoding transposase, producing MKLTYQYKLRPTKEQNATMIEWLNLLRRQYNYRLGQRFSWWQETRTPVNSCPLNVSLVSVNRIYQDIPEFRVQVRDGRKLGDDGLPITQKGDKHPNIVGGYVQWQTVQLGDLKNTKKLFPEYKKIHSQVLQDVINRVETAFSNFITPDKNGNRAGKPKFKGLHYYKSFTYSQLRNKHILNNYVDLSGIGQVELFQHRPIPTGFVVKLGTVKLEADGWYLSLALEDQTVPIKEDEAICPTKENSCAIDIGLERFLTCDDGTYIEIPKFLRKAADRLARLQRAKSKHQLASKDKKRLYSAIAKLHQKIARQRQNFHLKIAYWLFSKADVVFIEDLKLKNLIRRNKSKPDGKGGFLPNNQSQSSGMNKSWLDAGHSSFFQILEWVAWKLGKRVLKVNPWGTSQHCYACLNKVPKSLSDRWHSCSCGAELNRDENSAKLQKLLGLELASIKTAPPRERGSLCTR
- the leuD gene encoding 3-isopropylmalate dehydratase small subunit; this encodes MSKINEISGRAIAVEGNDIDTDRIIPARFLRCVTFDGLGEHAFEDDRLQTNGNHPFDRPQHQGASILVVNNNFGCGSSREHAPQALSKWGIKAIVGQSFAEIFFGNCVAIGVPCLIANPEEIQQLQTIVKENPKANFIVDLATMSLKSDRLSVPVKMNEGSRQMFLSGTWDNCGQLVSNAEKIQITATKLPYVNWQTA
- a CDS encoding glucose 1-dehydrogenase; the protein is MKGLKGKNVLVTGATSGIGQAIAAGFASEGANVALNYRGDISKLDDTKELIIRASEQENSHTSKVLPVAGDMSEEADIVRMCSEVVEQLGSLDILINNAGIQTTSPSHELSTADFDRVMQVNLRGAYLCAREALKHFMQRGNGGIIINVSSVHEIIPRPTYISYSMSKGAMENMTKTLALEYAPQGIRVNAIAPGATATPINSWTDDTQKLKEVESHIPMGRVGTSAEMAAITAFLASDDASYITGQTLFVDGGLTLYADFLKPWSAGEE